In Rhipicephalus microplus isolate Deutch F79 chromosome 7, USDA_Rmic, whole genome shotgun sequence, one genomic interval encodes:
- the LOC142767324 gene encoding uncharacterized protein LOC142767324, whose translation MNCQLQTVVRELDFEKLNRRFPGLGLNVPCSGNDGGGGGEDGGSGPTSVCHVFDNLPQWNYVLWHVGLQLRELRVPGRLCLVHVFYRGGGGRPHRARSHLARILFRILLVQHNCVEGLHLDHNLIEGSGLGEYREFVVSALRKNVSLRTLTLGSLFCDYRSIREELFAAVAAMVNLGELAVSCSAAEASVLVDVVCTLLVATTRLTTLTMPRLIFDDASGNRLVTALRRNKTIEKLSLHGSVLHSYVPSGIARFSYFLASSTQLTSLSVDGVDMCPESTLKDIKSIILPLCVRSNLQKLRLSGFLLSAQCACLFAALVTASNGCLQSLDIRECPWRLKSPVELPRDAEAIDGEQSGHPGLEPNSCRWVQVFDRTKPVQLSFLALSSQGLEAEHLRPLLNTAIDIEPLKTISLSRVSQEKLKAVCRVIKETAMSGRVRIEGVHVVDSSALTDLREYPEALSKVVIRSFTERTPRVFSIAVRLACSLYRVTDLDLHLTQDTLLDIPALRALCNCLSTADSLRELSLRGCGQPDLTGTFHSEEQPFSVLLEAIFKNSAIRALRLNGLGLGDQNLAFCVSGVAASESLCEIAFASWNWAENDMFLRLLAFTFTVNDTITCVRLPTSTGCFGDEWFYIENTIGLNTGMLTRAAHFVMGKDSSPRCEASFVVLSGTNALTKKTEELMEDAASTDNL comes from the exons ATGAACTGTCAATTACAAACCGTGGTGCGAGAACTGGATTTCGAGAAACTTAACCGACGCTTTCCGGGACTCGGTCTGAATGTTCCTTGCAGCGGGaacgatggtggtggtggtggtgaagacGGTGGCAGTGGTCCCACATCTGTATGTCACGTCTTCGACAATCTGCCGCAATGGAATTACGTCCTCTGGCACGTTGGCTTGCAGCTTCGAGAACTTCGTGTTCCCGGAAGACTATGTCTTGTGCATGTCTTCTACAGGGGCGGTGGTGGCCGCCCGCATCGAGCGCGCAGCCACCTTGCCCGGATTCTGTTCCGCATTCTGCTGGTGCAGCACAACTGCGTGGAGGGCCTACACCTGGACCACAATCTCATAGAGGGCAGcggactgggcgaataccgagaGTTCGTCGTCTCGGCACTCCGGAAAAACGTGAGCCTACGGACGCTGACTCTGGGTAGCCTTTTCTGCGACTACAG GAGCATCCGAGAGGAACTGTTCGCAGCCGTCGCCGCCATGGTGAACCTTGGCGAGCTGGCCGTGTCCTGCAGTGCCGCGGAGGCGTCGGTCCTGGTGGACGTGGTCTGTACGCTTCTGGTGGCCACCACACGTCTGACGACTCTGACGATGCCTCGACTGATTTTCGACGACGCGAGTGGGAATCGCCTGGTGACCGCTCTCCGACGCAACAAAACCATCGAGAAATTGTCTCTGCACGGCAGCGTTCTACATTCGTATGTGCCAAGCGGAATCGCCAGATTCTCATACTTTCTGGCCAGCAGCACACAACTCACCTCGTTGAGCGTGGACGGTGTTGACATGTGTCCCGAAAGCACTTTGAAAGACATCAAGAGCATCATCCTACCACTCTGTGTTCGCAGTAATCTCCAGAAGCTCAGACTAAGTGGCTTCCTGTTGAGCGCCCAGTGTGCCTGCCTCTTCGCTGCCCTCGTGACAGCAAGCAATGGATGCCTTCAAAGTCTGGACATACGTGAGTGCCCCTGGAGACTCAAGTCGCCAGTAGAATTGCCACGTGACGCTGAAGCTATAGACGGAGAACAGTCGGGTCACCCTGGTCTCGAGCCCAACAGCTGTCGTTGGGTTCAGGTGTTCGACCGCACTAAGCCTGTGCAGCTTTCGTTTTTAGCATTGAGTAGCCAGGGCCTTGAAGCGGAACACCTGCGGCCTCTCCTGAACACTGCGATTGACATCGAACCACTCAAGACAATCTCGCTGAGTCGCGTTTCACAGGAAAAACTTAAGGCGGTTTGCCGAGTAATCAAGGAAACCGCAATGAGCGGGCGAGTCCGCATAGAAGGCGTGCACGTCGTCGACTCTTCGGCGCTCACTGATCTTCGAGAATATCCGGAAGCGCTGTCTAAAGTGGTGATCAGATCTTTCACCGAGCGTACTCCGAGGGTATTTTCGATCGCTGTTCGCCTCGCGTGCTCCTTGTACCGAGTCACCGATCTCGACCTCCACTTGACGCAGGACACCCTGCTGGACATCCCCGCGCTTCGCGCGCTGTGCAACTGCCTGAGTACCGCCGACTCTCTGAGAGAGCTTTCGCTGAGGGGATGTGGCCAGCCAGATCTGACCGGCACTTTTCACTCGGAAGAGCAACCCTTCAGCGTCCTCCTCGAGGCTATCTTCAAGAATTCGGCCATCCGAGCGCTGCGCCTGAACGGGCTTGGTCTGGGTGATCAAAACTTGGCGTTCTGCGTGTCCGGGGTGGCGGCCAGCGAGAGCTTATGCGAAATCGCCTTCGCGTCCTGGAATTGGGCCGAAAACGACATGTTCCTTCGGCTACTCGCCTTCACGTTCACCGTGAACGACACCATCACTTGCGTGCGTCTCCCCACATCCACGGGCTGCTTCGGAGACGAGTGGTTCTACATTGAAAACACCATTGGACTCAACACGGGTATGCTGACGCGTGCGGCTCATTTCGTCATGGGCAAGGACTCCTCGCCGCGTTGCGAAGCTTCCTTCGTAGTCCTCTCCGGCACTAACGCCCTCACGAAGAAAACCGAGGAACTAATGGAGGACGCCGCAAGCACGGACAACCTTTGA